A genomic segment from Chrysemys picta bellii isolate R12L10 chromosome 11, ASM1138683v2, whole genome shotgun sequence encodes:
- the LOC135974277 gene encoding interferon lambda-3-like, which yields MMSCKLLLVLTLWAVSTEAFPKGAQMNKCHLSKYKSLPPQELETFKNVTDRFEDIVLLSDRKCNTKIFHRNWEVKELSVHDRMILVKEELHLVIDVLENFEDPRLSELLVRPLLILRHIREDLKICTSHQPDAHQRSRRLTSWLHKFHAAKKMETLGCLEASVVFNLFRLLNQDLKCAAYMESCT from the exons ATGATGAGTTGCAAACTGCTCCTGGTCCTGACCCTATGGGCAGTGTCTACTGAGGCCTTTCCCAAAGGTGCTCAGATGAACAAGTGCCACCTCTCAAAATACaagtcccttccaccccaggaaCTGGAGACCTTCAAGAATGTCACGGACAGATTT GAGGACATCGTGCTGTTGTCAGACCGAAAATGCAACACCAAGATTTTCCACCGGAACTGGGAAGTCAAAGAGCTGTCG GTGCACGACAGAATGATCCTGGTGAAGGAGGAGCTGCACCTCGTTATTGACGTGCTGGAGAACTTTGAGGATCCCAGACTGTCCGAGCTGCTTGTGAGGCCATTATTAATCCTGAGGCACATCAGAGAGGACTTGAAAATCTGC aCCAGCCATCAGCCTGACGCCCATCAACGCTCCAGGAGGCTGACTAGCTGGCTCCACAAATTCCACGCAGCCAAGAAGATG GAAACTCTGGGGTGCCTGGAAGCATCTGTGGTCTTCAATCTCTTCCGACTGCTGAACCAAGACTTGAAGTGTGCAGCCTACATGGAGTCTTGCACCTAA